The Oncorhynchus tshawytscha isolate Ot180627B linkage group LG16, Otsh_v2.0, whole genome shotgun sequence nucleotide sequence AGTGCGTCTAATTGACCTTCCTCTCAGCGACTCACAGGCCAGGCTAAATAATGGATGAGGTGCCTGGAAAGAGCGGCTGGCGTGTAtggccgggacgataccagtatcgcgatacgagttagtatcgtggcaaggaaacaaaaaaacaaagctgATTTAACGTCTTTAGGAGAActgccctaatgttggaaacaaacatcattatgttgtcatccagagtcacatgtatttattttctaaaCTACAgcacaatatgttacatacagcaggttatTAAAGGGGCAATGAGAGGTCTGCTTCATGTTTACATTTTTGCCACTGAAAACTATTGTGATACTGGTATCATCACATCTCTACTACTTCATTAATTTAATctgttatactgtgtgtgtgaaatTTAGTTACGGTTTAGGTTCAGTTTCGAGGCAATTATCAACTGGGCAGGGCACCTTCAACTgtcggggggaggaggggagcaggccctaccagTCGGGGCGGCAGCAGGGGAAAACCATTCAAAAAATGACGTCCTCCTAATACAGAAAATATTGCGAAACTGGTGTGAGATGCTACATACCTGGATAAACAGGGAGGACAGCCAGAAGGGCCACTGCTAGCCTAGCACTTAGCACCCAAACAAGTGTCAAGTACTACAGCCCAACTAATTACCACCCTACAACATCCCTCCCTGATCCGTCCTCTCACACTAACCAACCACAGAGCGTGCTGTGCTGAAGCCGAGGTGGTGCTGCGCAGGGCAGGCAGGGTGTGTCAATCATTAATGAATGGCGTCCCATCTCCGGTTTcctcaggcagggagggagagtgggactGGTTCAAGATTGTGTACATTACGGTAACAgtgaactctctctctgtctccaggtgtcaggggagggaggtagaatgTTATGTATTCTCAGCAGCACAATGGATCCTTGAGACGCCTTGATGCCGGACTCTTCCTGGTTTCTGAAGCACCACCTGCACTGGCCTATTACAGGACTAGAAGACTGACAAGTGATCCAATCCCATGCAGCCCCCCACCTCTGACCAACCTCTGCCCTTTCATTCTCTCGTACTATTGCACTCTGAATTAAGGTTCCGTGCAGTATTAGTTCAAAAgtctttatttaaatgtttttaccTCATTGATATTGTTTTttaattttgtttttttaatataccgggacctcacgatacaataCTTAGGCGCCGATATGTACTGTGTttctcatgattctatagttaTTGTGATTTTATTGgcatttgatgttccaaacatattgttcACCACATGTCGGCTGCAGAGAGTCTAGAGAAAGCATGATAAAATGAGTTTTGATCATTCATGGAAATAAGTGCTGAGAACATGTTGGCTCATTATttaagaagaagatggagaacaagttaTAGGATGGCGAGTGCTAGTTAACGCTTCCTAGCAagaaaaataaattacaaatCGAAAGTGGCGCTTTATAATGGAACTATATCgatttataatattttttttagcgGCGATATGGATTTAAGGACTGAAATATGGTTCAAAGTTATTTTTCTTCACTTTCTACTGCTAAAATCCAGAACCAGATCAGACCAGTGAAACAGGACaacagaggggggagggggtgggcaTGGCGGAGCACGGCGAGCTGCTCGGTGAGATGGCCACGATTGGGCGTCTGAGCGCCACGGAGCGCTTGAAGCATGCCCAGAAGCGGCGCGCCCAGCAGCTAAAAGGCTGGGCCCAGATGGACAAGGACATGGCCCGCGGTGCGGGCAAGGCCAGCCAGAAAAGCAACAAGAAGGGGCGCACGCGCAGGGTGGTCTTCCCCAACAACATCACTCTGCTGGAGGCTGCAGCCCGCAATGACCTGGAGGAGGGTGAGTCAGTCAGCACACCACTATGGGACGGTTTCAGAAACCGATTTTTAAGCCTAGTCTTGGGTTaaaaaagcatgctcaatggagaatctcttCATTAAAAGTGCTTTTAAATCCAGGATTAGGTTTAGGATAATCCATGTCTGGGAAACGGGCCATAGGTTTTATTCTACCAAAGGAATTCCCACTACCCCTTAGAAAAGCCTGTAGTTAACACTCtcactgtttttcatggttgctGTTCTTCAAAGTAACATGAATAGTGGCAGGGCAGTTGCACAGCACGACCGCTCTATAAACACAAGTTACACAAGAAATCATTCATGCATATTTTACGTGAGACGCATCATACTTTTAGGCTTATCAGAACGGGCGTTTGGTTTCAATGGTGCTTTTGTTAGCACACCTGATTATGGCTAATTATAGCGGAAACTTAACCTCTGCTCTTGCAACGCAATCAAAAGTTTATCTGAAatgtatacaacaggtgggtcaaATCCTGcattctgattggttaaaaccacattccagacGATTCCACCGGCTAAAGCTATGACTCTGTAACACATTAGTGTTCCATTTCACTGTgaaatccactgtctcatcagcccagccagacaCAGGCAATTCCTAAAAGTTGATCTCCACTGTAAAACTCATCTAGACATTATTTCCTCTTTTTTTAAGACATATATATTGTGTGGATTGTTtattgttagatgttactgcactgttggcgctaggagcacaagcatttccctacaccagcaataacatctgctaaatatgtgtatgcgaccaataaaatttgatttgaagactaGTATTTGGTTTCCAACTGCAGAGATTTGCATAAACCTTGCTGTGCCTCTCGACTCGGTCCTAACAACACCGTTccaatatcctccaaacaccggcttctcgggcaaTATCACTTAACTAAGATTCATAGTGTGACTTACTGGAGTTCTAGTGAATAATGGCCATGTGTTTCTCTGCAGTGAGGGAGCTGCTGAACGGTGGAGTCAGTCCAGATCTGTACAACGAGGACGGACTCACTGCCcttcaccaggtacacacacacacagtccgacGTCTGCCCGCTTggtcaccctgtgtgtgttttatgtttaGTGTGGTTCTCAACACTGTAAGTACTGTCTGTGTGGGGTGTCGATCTAAAATCACAGTTTATGTAAACACTAGAATGTTTTCACACTGCTTCTAGAGCTAGACATGTAACTGCTGCTCTGCTTTGGGCTGGCTCTTACATTCCTAGACCGTTGGGAAGGATCGATTGGATTGTGACCCCCCCCCTTCATAGCACTACTGGGATGTTTGGAAACGTCTACCAACACACCAACAAGAAAATACACTGCTCTCCTTGGAAATAAAACACACACCCTACATGTACATgttagccccccccacacactgtaAATGTGTAAGAGTGGCACTAGAGAGCACAGTGCTCTCTTTATAGTCATGAAGTATTTCTTCCCTCCAGACAAAATGTAATGTGTTTACTTAGTAAAAGGCTGGAGGCCTGAACCTGTGCAAATTCAGTTTACTCTGCagttgaccgtgtgtgtgtgtgtgtgtgttatgcccggtgtgtgtctgtctgcgttcCCCCTGTAGTGCTGTATTGATGACTTTGTGGAGCTGGTACAGTGTCTGTTGGATGCCGGGGCCAGTGTGAACGCCTGTGACAGTGAGCTGTGGACGCCGCTTCACGCTGCTGCCACCTGTGGACACACAGACCTGGTGCAGCTCCTTGTGCAGTCGTGAGTCACAAACACCTCAACAcgacacactaatctacacagtTACAATGTACTGTGCAGAATGCGGAGGGCTTTAAAATGTACAAATAGTTTTGACCCATTCCTCTGGGTGAAGTTCAACAACTTCTTCCCTTTCTTCAGACACTATTGTAGAGTTCAGACATCCTTATCATTTCCAAGTAGGCTGTGATAACGATGTGTGTGCTTCTGGTGTAACGTTCTGCTTGTCTGTGTGCAGTGGAGCAGAGCTGCTGGCTGTCAACGCTGATGGCAACATGCCCTATGACCTTTGTGAGGACGAGGCCACTCTGGAGCTGCTAGAGATGGTCATGGCAGAGCAGGGTCAGTAGGGAGACTAAAAACCAAcctgatttttttatattttttttatcccccCTCCCAGACTCATCCTCTCTTTACATTTCTAACCATACACTCACCCTCTCACCATGGCTACAGCCCTTAGCCACAACCCTGTAAccatagctacagttgaagttgtaaatttacatgcaccttagccaaatagatttaaactcagttttttcacaatttctaacatttaatcctcgtaaaaagtCCAtgttttaggccagttaggatccccatttatttcagcttttatttatttcatcacattcccagtgggacagaagtttacatactaattgagtatTTGGttccattgcctttaaattgtttaacttgggtcaaacattttgggtagccttccacaagcttcccacgataatttgggcccattcctcctgacagagctggtgtaactgagtcaggtttgtaggcctccttgctcacacacgctttttcagttctgcccacgaattttctataggattgaggtcagggcgttgtgatggccactccaataccttgactttgttgtccttaagccattttgccacaactttggaaatatgcttggggtcattgtccatttggaagacccatttgcgaccaagctttaacttcctgactgatgtcttgagacgttgcttcaatatatccacataattttccatcctcatgatgccatcaattttttttgtgaagtgcagcagttccacaggtaaacctccaattgactcaaatgatgtcaattagcctatcagaagcttctaaagccatgacatcattttcttgaatttcccaagctgtttaaaggcacagtcaacttagtgtatgtaaacctctgacccactggaattttgatacagtgaattataagaaaaacaatctgtctgtaaacaattgttggaaaaattgcttgtgtcatgtacaaagtagatgtcctaaccgacttgccaaaactatagtttgttaacaagacatttgtggagtggttgaaaaacaaattttagtgactccaacctaagtgtatgtaaacttccgacttcaactgtacctggaaGTTGCAATCCCCTCTACGAGCCTTACTTAAACCCAGTCCATGTCAAATCAACAatggtctgtgtggaagaactcacacttgctgtgtgtctgtgcaggTATAACCCAGGACCGTATAAACCGGTGTCGTGGGGCTAAGGAGATGAATATGCTCACAGATCTTCGAGTGCTGGTTCAGAATGGAGCGGACCTGAACGCTCAGGATGACAACGGGGCCACGCTGGTGAGACACTCACATTCAAATAGATGTTttccccctctaatcagggactgattttagATTTGGGCACCAGGTGGGTACAATTTCAATATcgggtagaacagaaaaccagcggTACTCTGAACCTCATGGTTTTGGATTTGAATACCCTGCTTTAACCCTGAAAACATACCTGGCTGGGGAGATTTTCTAGTATTATGATCATATCTTCACTTCACCACTGGGACGAAAGGTTGACTAACAATTCCCCTCCAGCTGCACATAGCGGCGGCTAACGGCTACTTGTTGGTGGGGGAGCTGCTACTGGAGCACCGGGCCAAGGTGGAGCAGAAGGACACAGACGGCTGGACACCACTCCACGCCGCCTCCTGCTGGGGACAGGTCAGTATTGTAGCACTCTGAGAACAGGCTAGAACGAAGCCCCCTATCTCAACGGTCATGTTATGCGAAATGGATGGCTCACTGACCTGAACGTACTGGCGTCTGTTTCCCTAGATTCTGATGGTGGAGCAGCTGGTGGCTCATGGGGCCAGTCTCAACACCAAGTCTGTCCTGGAAGAGACACCGTTGGGTAACAACATCACatgtttacatttgagtcatttagcagacgctcttaaccAGAGAgacttcagatagctaggtgggacaaccacatatcacaggcagagAAGGTACACCTTTCCTCAATAACGTAGCTATCAGTAGTCAGAGCTAGAAGTGGGGGTCAAGTGCTGGtaatttatattattttattttttacatcctGTAGTTAGACTGTGGGGATGTGATGGGCAATGACACAGAACCCTTGTATAGGTTGACTTATTACCTGTTATCTTGATAGATAATAgtcctcaaatcaaatgttattggtcacatacacgtg carries:
- the ppp1r16a gene encoding protein phosphatase 1 regulatory subunit 16A, with translation MAEHGELLGEMATIGRLSATERLKHAQKRRAQQLKGWAQMDKDMARGAGKASQKSNKKGRTRRVVFPNNITLLEAAARNDLEEVRELLNGGVSPDLYNEDGLTALHQCCIDDFVELVQCLLDAGASVNACDSELWTPLHAAATCGHTDLVQLLVQSGAELLAVNADGNMPYDLCEDEATLELLEMVMAEQGITQDRINRCRGAKEMNMLTDLRVLVQNGADLNAQDDNGATLLHIAAANGYLLVGELLLEHRAKVEQKDTDGWTPLHAASCWGQILMVEQLVAHGASLNTKSVLEETPLDVCADEEVRVKLMELKHKHDAIMKSHDRHKGTLQRRASSTGSRGKVVRRVSVNERSSLYRREHHKEAMVWQERGRQAEPQDDDEDRQTDNELHHHVAMAAGTMSRLENEEGAERKSSLGNGGTPLALSASVPGEQWSRGRMDRSASYQLSPASGSGGERDNMTLEKSHQTLADLKRQRAAAKLNKYPAPPLLPPSEEEPPSPTPLQEVTPSRAAQETPNTEVAFPSAVYFTPASGDPPLLKLRAPEEDTSNITKEPCCGIM